CATGGATGTACTGGATATGCAGACCGTTGCGCACGGCAAGGACGATGGTGTCGCCCGTCTGCTCGTTTAGCTCCTTCATCATGGAGATGATGGCGCCCTCTGCAAAAAACTGCGAGTTGACCCAGCTGCCAAGGAGCGCAACGCGACTCGAAGTGATGTAGGTGCGCGCCATTGGATCATAGTTGAGGTAACCCAAGCTCACCAGACTGCGAAGGAGCGCGGAGGTGCTGGACTGGGGATAGCCAAGCGCATCGGCGATCTCCATCACCGTCGACTGACGTTGCAAATCGTCAAAATATTCAAGGATTTCAAGCACTCGACCGGCAGATTTGACGGTCTTGTTCTCAATCGGCGCGCGAACCAGAATACGGTCTCGCGACGGGGCCGAACGGCGACGTGCCATCGGTTCTCTCCTAATTTCGGCGCTGCTGACGAGCGCTTGCGATCCATCGGCAACCGCAAGCTGCCTCAATCACATCCGTGCTGTCCATAGCAGACGGATCACATATGTGATATGCTCCACCCTCCTCCCCGAAAAGCCGACAATATGTTATTTTCTGGCCATGGCGGATCGTAGAACCGCCGCATCCGGAGAGGCATGATGCAGGTACGCTTTCCCAAATGGGATTTCTCGAAAGTCCGGGCGCATTGGGCGCCGCATCGCGAATTCGCGCAGATGCAGAACGCGGCATCGACCGTCCCGGCTTATATCGAACCCTATCTGGTCAAGGTGATGCTGCAAGCGCAGGCTGCGCTGCCCGCCCGATATGAGAAACTTCACAAGGATCTGGCGATCTTCATCAAGCAGGAGATGCAGCATTGCCGGCAGCATCTGCTGTTCAACAAGGCGCTGCGCGCTGACGGTTATGAAGGCATGCTGGCGATCGAGAAGGAATATGAGGCGGATTACGATCGCTTCCTGAAGACCAAATCGCTGCGCTTCAACGTCGCCTATTCGGAGGGATTCGAGGCGGTCAGTTCCGTCGCGGTCGACAATTTCTTCGAGGATTTCGCGCCATTCCTCGATGGCGCCGATACCGAAGCGGTCGAAATGTGGAAATGGCATCTGGCCGAGGAATATGAGCATCGCGAGGTGGCGCACGACGTCTATCACGCATTGTTCGGTCGCGGACCGATCGCATATCTCTATCGTATCTGGGCGTTCTTCTACGCGGTAAAGCATATCCGCGGCCATGTGCGCAAAGTGCAGACCTATCTGCTCGATAAGGACCGCGAGGGCATGAGCGCGGAGGAACGCGCCGCTTCGATCGCGCGGCAGCAGCATGTCCAGCAGGTCACCGGTCGGCACGCCAAGGCGCATCTCAAGCGCATCCTGTCGCCTTTCTACAAGCCCGCCGACCGGTTGCCGCCGCGCGGCCTACAGGAAGTCCTCGATCGCTACGCCCGCAAGCCGGCTGCCGGGACAGCCTAGGCTGTCCCGGGCCATCCCAGCACGGATGTGTTGATCGTCGGCGCCACGGTGTCAGCGCGCGGCACCGCGTCTAGGATCGTGCCCGGAAGGAACAGCAAAATGGCAGCCAAACGGCTTCTCGTCCTCGGCGCTTGCGGGGACATCGGACAGGGCATCGTCCGCGGCGCGCACGCACAGGGCTTCCGGCTTGTCGCCGGGGACCGAAACGCCGAGCGCCTTGTTCGCTATGATGACGGCTCAGGCATCGCCACCGTGGTCGGCGATCTCGGCTCGGTCGAGGCCGCGATCGCATTGTGGGAGGCAGCGCAGGTGCCGTTTGGGGGCATCGATGCAGTCGCCATCGCGGTCAATGCACCCAATGCGGCAAAGCCCCTGCTCGAATGGTCGAGCGCCGAAATGGCGGAGGTCTATGCGTCCAATTTGCTGACCCATTTCCATGCGATCAAGGCGATGCTCCCACGGCTGCCACGAGACGGGATGCTGATCGGGATCGGCGGCGGCACAGCGGACTTCATCCTCCCCAAAATGGCTCAGCTTTCGATGCTCCAGGCGGCACAACGGATGATGTACCGCGGCTTCGCCAGAGAATATCGCGACGGTGCGCAGATACGCGAGCTCATGCTGATCAGCATGATCAATGGCGAGCGCAAGCGCGACATCGCCGAACCGCATTGGGTGATGGACACCGAGGTCGGTGAGCATGTCTGCGCGATCATCGAAGATCCCGAAACCTTCGCCGGACCGATCCTGAGGCTGGAATCACGCGACCAGATCGGCAAACCCGAAACGGCACGCGAAAGGGCTTCTGCATGAGCGGCCCCGTCCTCAAGGCCGAGCGTGAGGGGCCGATCCTGATCCTGACGATCGATGATCCCGCGACGCGCAATGCGCTGAGCCCCGAGCTGACGCGCGCGCTGGTTGCCGCCTGCGCCGAAGCCAATTCGGACATGAGCGTCAGCTGTGTGATCTTGACGGGTGCAGGCGACGTGTTCTGCGCGGGCGGCAACATCAAGGACATGTATGCCCGCGCAAATCACTTCGCAGGCAATGCGGCGGAAATCCGCCGGACCTATCAGGCCGGCGTGC
The genomic region above belongs to Sphingomonas sp. J315 and contains:
- a CDS encoding metal-dependent hydrolase, whose translation is MMQVRFPKWDFSKVRAHWAPHREFAQMQNAASTVPAYIEPYLVKVMLQAQAALPARYEKLHKDLAIFIKQEMQHCRQHLLFNKALRADGYEGMLAIEKEYEADYDRFLKTKSLRFNVAYSEGFEAVSSVAVDNFFEDFAPFLDGADTEAVEMWKWHLAEEYEHREVAHDVYHALFGRGPIAYLYRIWAFFYAVKHIRGHVRKVQTYLLDKDREGMSAEERAASIARQQHVQQVTGRHAKAHLKRILSPFYKPADRLPPRGLQEVLDRYARKPAAGTA
- a CDS encoding SDR family oxidoreductase codes for the protein MAAKRLLVLGACGDIGQGIVRGAHAQGFRLVAGDRNAERLVRYDDGSGIATVVGDLGSVEAAIALWEAAQVPFGGIDAVAIAVNAPNAAKPLLEWSSAEMAEVYASNLLTHFHAIKAMLPRLPRDGMLIGIGGGTADFILPKMAQLSMLQAAQRMMYRGFAREYRDGAQIRELMLISMINGERKRDIAEPHWVMDTEVGEHVCAIIEDPETFAGPILRLESRDQIGKPETARERASA